One window from the genome of Paramisgurnus dabryanus chromosome 24, PD_genome_1.1, whole genome shotgun sequence encodes:
- the gtpbp2b gene encoding GTP-binding protein 2b, which produces MDVQVTGTAPQTSTPHHAAENAPKKKSRTRRGKRGKRRRGKKANEPPPFLPPEAEEGNIEYKLKLVNPTQYRFEHLATQLKWRLQEGRGEAVYQIGVEDNGLLVGLTEEDMKASLKTLRRMAEKVGADITLLREREVDCDHARRKIAEVLVRKVPDDQQFLDLRVAVLGNVDSGKSTLLGVLTQGELDNGRGRARLNLFRHLHEIQTGRTSSISFEILGFNSKGEVVNYSDSRTAEEICESSSKMITFIDLAGHYKYLKTTIFGLTSYCPDFAMLVVGANTGIAGTTREHLGLAMALKVPIFIVVSKVDLCGKSTVEKTVRQLERVLKQPGCNKVPMVVANPDDAVTAAQQFTQSSSVTPIFTLSSVSGENLDLLKVFFNILPPLSNSKEQEELMQQLTEFQVDEIYSVPDVGTVVGGTLYSGVCREGDRLVVGPTDDGKFLRLKVCSIHRNRSGCRVLRAGQAATLALGNFDRSLLRKGMVMVSPKMNPTICWQFEAAIVLLFHAKTFRRGFQVTVHVGNVRQTATVECLLGKEELRTGERAVVCFRFLKHPEYLRVGAKLLFREGVTKGIGHVTHLLPSTQNHVPDQNRNQNRS; this is translated from the exons GCTGAAGAGGGAAACATTGAATACAAG TTGAAGCTGGTTAACCCGACCCAGTATCGGTTCGAGCACCTGGCAACACAGTTAAAATGGCGACTCCAGGAGGGCCGGGGTGAGGCTGTGTATCAGATCGGGGTGGAGGATAATGGTCTGCTGGTTGGACTGACAGAAGAAGATATGAAAGCATCACTAAAGACCCTTCGCAGGATGGCCGAGAA GGTTGGAGCTGATATCACGCTCCTGAGAGAAAGGGAAGTCGACTGCGACCATGCCCGACGGAAAATCGCAGAAGTTCTCGTGCGAAAGGTTCCCGATGATCAACAG TTCCTGGACCTTCGTGTAGCTGTTCTGGGTAACGTGGACTCAGGGAAGTCGACTCTGCTGGGTGTGTTGACTCAGGGAGAGCTGGATAACGGTCGAGGCAGGGCGAGACTCAACCTCTTCAGACACCTGCACGAGATTCAAACCGGTCGTACATCCAGCATCAGTTTCGAGATCCTTGGATTCAATAGCAAAGGCGAG GTTGTAAACTACAGCGATTCCCGTACGGCTGAGGAAATCTGTGAGAGTTCATCTAAGATGATCACATTTATTGATCTGGCCGGTCATTATAAGTATCTGAAAACCACCATATTTGGCCTGACAAGCTACTGCCCAGACTTTGCCATGCTGGTGGTGGGAGCCAACACAGGCATTG CTGGCACAACGAGGGAGCATCTGGGTCTGGCCATGGCCCTAAAGGTGCCCATATTCATCGTAGTGAGTAAAGTGGACCTGTGTGGCAAAAGCACGGTGGAGAAAACCGTCCGTCAGCTGGAGAGGGTTCTCAAGCAACCCGGCTGCAACAAGGTCCCCATGGTGGTGGCCAACCCTGACGATGCGGTCACCGCCGCACAACAATTTACACAATCTTCCAG TGTGACGCCCATCTTCACCCTCTCCAGTGTTTCCGGAGAGAACCTGGACCTTCTGAAGGTCTTCTTCAATATTTTGCCGCCTCTGAGCAACAGCAAAGAGCAGGAGGAGCTCATGCAACAGCTCACCGAATTCCAG GTGGATGAGATTTACAGTGTTCCTGATGTTGGGACCGTAGTTGGTGGGACACTATACAG CGGTGTGTGTCGTGAAGGTGATCGGTTAGTCGTGGGCCCTACCGATGATGGGAAGTTCTTAAGGTTGAAGGTGTGCAGCATTCACAGAAATCGCTCTGGGTGCCGCGTGCTAAGAGCCGGACAGGCCGCCACGCTCGCGCTGGGGAACTTCGATCGCTCATTACTGCGAAAG gGCATGGTGATGGTAAGTCCTAAGATGAACCCTACCATCTGCTGGCAGTTTGAGGCCGCCATCGTTCTCCTGTTCCATGCCAAGACGTTCCGGCGTGGTTTCCAGGTCACGGTGCACGTGGGAAATGTGAGGCAGACCGCCACGGTGGAGTGCCTGCTTGGCAAG GAGGAGCTGCGGACGGGAGAAAGAGCAGTGGTGTGTTTCAGATTCCTAAAGCATCCCGAATATCTGCGTGTAGGAGCCAAGCTGCTCTTCAGAGAGGGCGTGACCAAAGGCATCGGGCACGTGACCCACCTTCTGCCCTCCACTCAGAACCACGTGCCCGACCAGAACCGTAACCAGAACCGCAGTTAG